In Zobellia roscoffensis, the following are encoded in one genomic region:
- a CDS encoding chloride channel protein translates to MPTKLKRLSTKFLKWRYKNISNKTFTQLMSVLVGLLAGLVSVTLKNIVYFIEVSLEKGILISNNGLYFILPIIGLTLVYLYVKYIHKEQLQHAVSSILFSLSKKKGVIKPKHIYTQLITAPLTIGFGGSTGLLGPAVASGAAISSNLGRFFHINAKTRSLLIACASAGAISSIFQSPIAAIIFAVEVFSLDFTMLSMLPLLLASISGVLTSYFFLGNEVLFNFTLTQNFEVKDTFFYIILGIGTAFASIYFTRMYFGIQKLFSRLKTPKYKLLVGGVAIGVMLYFIPPLYGEGFSFINDLLHGDHIKALGKTPFDKFTQNIWVVIALLIGITIFKAVAMTTTLAAGGAGGIFIPTMVMGSALGNVMAKIVNHSGLGFSVSESNFTLIGMAGLISGVLHAPLTAIFLIAEITGGYELFVPLMITASISYLITKNAIDYTIYTRELAKSGDLLTHNKDQSVLTLMKLDDVIEKDFKTVNPDMTLGDMLHKSVAKSARNIFPVVDKNQSLVGIVLLDDIREFMFDTSLYETTKVETFMHNAPEHIFYGKDSMQKVMEKFQNSGAWNLPVIKEGKYIGFVSKSKLLTAYRRELINFTR, encoded by the coding sequence ATGCCCACTAAACTAAAAAGACTATCTACTAAATTCTTAAAGTGGCGATATAAAAATATCTCCAACAAGACCTTTACCCAGCTTATGAGTGTGTTGGTTGGTCTTTTGGCAGGTCTGGTATCCGTAACCTTAAAGAACATTGTGTACTTTATTGAAGTTTCTTTGGAAAAGGGAATTCTTATTTCCAATAACGGTCTTTACTTCATTTTACCTATCATAGGCCTAACTCTGGTGTATCTCTATGTTAAATATATTCACAAAGAGCAGCTACAACATGCAGTCTCTTCTATTCTTTTTTCACTCTCTAAGAAGAAAGGAGTAATAAAACCAAAGCACATTTACACCCAACTTATTACCGCCCCATTAACCATTGGTTTTGGTGGTTCTACAGGATTGTTAGGTCCTGCTGTGGCTTCTGGAGCAGCCATAAGCTCCAACCTGGGGCGTTTCTTTCATATTAATGCCAAAACAAGGTCACTGCTAATTGCCTGTGCTTCTGCCGGAGCCATCTCATCTATATTTCAATCACCTATTGCAGCTATTATTTTTGCAGTTGAAGTTTTTAGTTTGGATTTTACCATGCTTTCCATGCTTCCACTCCTACTGGCTTCTATATCTGGTGTACTTACTTCCTATTTCTTTTTAGGTAATGAGGTCCTTTTCAATTTTACTCTAACACAGAATTTTGAAGTAAAGGACACTTTCTTTTATATCATACTGGGAATAGGTACCGCCTTTGCGTCAATCTATTTCACCCGTATGTACTTTGGAATACAAAAGCTATTTTCCCGACTTAAAACACCAAAATATAAACTACTGGTAGGTGGTGTTGCCATAGGTGTTATGCTCTATTTCATTCCACCTTTATACGGGGAAGGCTTTAGTTTTATAAATGACCTGTTGCATGGCGATCACATTAAAGCATTGGGCAAAACCCCGTTCGACAAATTCACCCAGAATATTTGGGTAGTTATAGCATTACTAATCGGTATAACCATATTTAAAGCAGTAGCGATGACCACCACATTAGCAGCCGGTGGTGCCGGAGGAATCTTTATTCCCACCATGGTAATGGGTAGTGCACTAGGCAATGTAATGGCCAAGATTGTAAACCATTCTGGACTTGGGTTTTCCGTTTCAGAAAGTAATTTTACGTTAATTGGCATGGCAGGTCTTATCTCTGGCGTGCTTCATGCTCCCTTAACCGCCATTTTCCTAATTGCAGAAATAACAGGAGGTTATGAGTTGTTCGTACCCCTAATGATTACGGCATCCATATCTTATCTCATAACAAAGAATGCCATTGATTATACTATATATACAAGAGAGCTAGCCAAAAGCGGGGATTTACTAACCCACAATAAAGACCAATCTGTATTAACATTGATGAAATTAGATGATGTTATTGAAAAGGACTTTAAAACCGTAAACCCGGATATGACCTTAGGAGACATGCTACATAAGTCCGTTGCTAAGTCCGCTAGAAATATTTTTCCCGTAGTTGATAAGAATCAGTCTTTAGTAGGTATTGTTCTTTTAGATGATATTAGAGAATTTATGTTTGATACTTCGCTCTACGAAACCACAAAAGTGGAGACCTTTATGCACAACGCCCCAGAGCATATTTTTTATGGGAAGGACAGCATGCAAAAAGTGATGGAAAAGTTTCAAAATAGTGGTGCTTGGAACCTACCGGTCATCAAAGAAGGAAAATACATTGGTTTTGTATCAAAATCCAAACTCTTAACTGCCTACCGAAGAGAACTCATTAATTTTACCAGATAA
- a CDS encoding cold-shock protein, protein MTGTVKFFNESKGFGFITNDDTGKDIFVHATALNGTILNEGDKVEYAEEEGRKGIVAAQVQVVG, encoded by the coding sequence ATGACTGGCACAGTAAAATTTTTCAATGAATCCAAGGGATTTGGGTTTATTACAAACGATGACACAGGAAAGGACATTTTTGTACATGCAACAGCGCTAAACGGTACAATTCTTAATGAAGGAGACAAAGTAGAATATGCAGAAGAAGAAGGCCGCAAAGGCATTGTAGCCGCACAGGTTCAGGTTGTAGGCTAA
- a CDS encoding nucleoside deaminase: MLQPFDDTYYMKKALQEAEAAYEKGEVPIGAIIVIQDRVIARAHNLTEQLNDVTAHAEMQAITAAANFLGGKYLQNCTLYVTLEPCQMCAGALYWSQISKIVYAAKDPQRGCGVMGTKLHPKTEIVGGLLETEASDLLKRFFIERRNLN, encoded by the coding sequence ATGTTACAGCCCTTTGATGATACGTATTATATGAAAAAAGCGCTTCAAGAAGCTGAAGCCGCTTATGAAAAGGGTGAGGTGCCTATTGGAGCCATTATTGTTATTCAGGACCGGGTTATTGCTCGCGCCCATAATCTTACAGAGCAATTGAATGATGTTACTGCCCATGCAGAAATGCAGGCTATTACAGCAGCAGCTAATTTTCTAGGAGGTAAATATTTACAAAACTGTACACTTTATGTTACCCTAGAGCCTTGCCAAATGTGTGCGGGAGCCCTTTATTGGAGTCAGATATCCAAAATTGTCTATGCGGCAAAGGACCCTCAAAGAGGTTGTGGAGTTATGGGAACAAAATTGCATCCAAAGACGGAAATTGTAGGAGGCCTGCTAGAAACAGAGGCAAGTGATTTATTAAAGCGATTTTTTATTGAAAGAAGAAATCTTAACTAG
- a CDS encoding LuxR C-terminal-related transcriptional regulator, which translates to MGLNLESYARTFSTDATIDHTAVEKHIKKLEELDRYLPKMQSYILVQNTVDQRYEYICENYEKLLGYKKKDALEKGMSFHFSNIHPEDVPNWLLILDDLMTFTMGNVPTAERIHCVYSWNYRLKNKKGKYVNIQVHQTPLYFDSKGKPILGFSQNTVMGNVKKQPMVGVCKKLNHQNEYETLFYKNYSESLLIDCLSNREFDIVRLLAKGHTTKEISDKLNISTHTTATHRKNILSKLKFKSSIEIVNYCNQNHLF; encoded by the coding sequence ATGGGGTTAAACTTAGAATCATACGCAAGAACATTTAGCACAGATGCTACAATTGACCATACTGCGGTTGAAAAACACATCAAAAAACTAGAAGAACTAGATCGGTATTTGCCTAAAATGCAATCCTATATTCTAGTTCAAAATACCGTAGATCAGAGGTACGAGTATATATGCGAGAATTATGAGAAGTTGTTGGGATACAAAAAAAAGGATGCACTAGAAAAAGGAATGTCGTTTCATTTTTCTAACATACATCCAGAAGATGTGCCTAATTGGTTGTTGATTTTAGATGATTTAATGACGTTTACAATGGGTAACGTACCCACTGCAGAGCGTATTCACTGTGTATATTCATGGAACTATAGATTGAAAAATAAGAAAGGAAAGTACGTAAACATTCAAGTACACCAAACTCCATTGTATTTTGACAGTAAAGGCAAGCCAATTTTGGGCTTTTCCCAGAACACGGTAATGGGCAATGTAAAGAAACAACCTATGGTTGGCGTATGTAAAAAGCTAAACCATCAGAATGAATATGAAACTCTGTTTTATAAAAACTATTCCGAAAGTTTATTAATTGACTGTTTAAGCAATCGCGAATTTGATATTGTGCGGCTACTTGCCAAAGGACATACCACAAAAGAAATCTCCGATAAATTGAATATTAGCACGCACACAACAGCTACGCACAGAAAGAATATTTTATCAAAACTCAAATTCAAATCTTCTATTGAAATCGTTAATTATTGCAATCAAAATCACTTATTCTGA
- a CDS encoding LuxR C-terminal-related transcriptional regulator: MDEHRNHMRAFRNEVKRDVSKYEYETIPYASLDNFPLNPKQCLYIAHWAKDGIVYERGLEQLTGYSLSEFNTEDLVHYIHPDERELVNKLTQEAVKYVVKTDLRKGHAHLFLSFRFKKKDGTYIKILRQSSSYELDSKGRMVSNFSLLTDVSFIDSSNRVEWYFDAYGLDLDEFKKLIYAVYDDFFTRREKEIIHLIEKGYTSARIAEVLFISTHTVATHRKKIFRKVGVSTVADLIFFCKKNGIC; encoded by the coding sequence ATGGATGAGCACCGTAATCATATGAGGGCGTTTCGTAATGAGGTGAAAAGAGATGTCTCTAAGTATGAATATGAAACTATTCCGTATGCTTCATTAGATAACTTTCCGTTGAACCCCAAACAATGCTTATATATAGCACATTGGGCAAAAGACGGTATCGTTTATGAGCGAGGTTTAGAACAGTTAACGGGTTATAGTTTAAGCGAATTCAATACAGAAGACTTGGTTCACTACATTCACCCAGACGAGAGAGAGCTTGTAAACAAGCTTACCCAAGAAGCCGTAAAATATGTAGTAAAGACCGATTTAAGAAAAGGCCATGCCCATTTGTTTTTGTCTTTTCGTTTTAAAAAGAAAGATGGGACTTATATTAAAATATTACGGCAATCATCATCGTATGAATTAGATAGTAAAGGAAGAATGGTGAGTAATTTTTCACTTCTTACAGATGTTTCGTTTATAGATAGTAGTAACCGAGTAGAATGGTATTTTGATGCATATGGTCTTGACTTAGATGAATTTAAGAAACTGATTTATGCTGTTTATGATGATTTTTTTACGCGTAGGGAAAAGGAAATAATTCACTTAATTGAAAAAGGATATACCAGTGCAAGAATAGCCGAGGTATTATTTATAAGTACACACACTGTAGCAACTCACAGAAAAAAAATTTTTAGAAAGGTTGGTGTTAGTACTGTAGCAGATTTAATTTTCTTTTGTAAGAAAAATGGTATTTGTTAA
- a CDS encoding alpha/beta fold hydrolase: protein MLEKKVDKKSLSCCELTIAYHFMFPLYKVSNTLYDDKKSSSEPITVIFLHGNSLSSLVWSNQLSSALFEKIPLVALDLPGHGKSPEHHSYAFSDLLKILKENIEVYEKVIIVGHSLGGHLAIELLPNLNNCLGLFIIGAPPIKKPVNTAETFKPDPRMGLLFQNELSHNNVDSLLEMLGADKIEGPIDFRTLIKATKPEFRQALGASLARGELADETDILRKTTKPVALVVGSEDKLVNADYLKGLSIPFLWRGSVQTIENSAHIPQLDASIKFNALLIAFINSVENG, encoded by the coding sequence ATGCTTGAAAAAAAAGTCGATAAAAAAAGCTTATCTTGTTGTGAGCTAACCATTGCATACCACTTTATGTTTCCCCTTTACAAGGTGAGTAATACTCTGTACGATGATAAAAAGTCTTCTTCAGAGCCAATTACTGTCATTTTTCTTCATGGTAATTCTTTAAGCTCTTTAGTTTGGAGCAACCAGTTGTCTTCAGCATTGTTTGAGAAAATTCCGTTAGTTGCACTAGACCTTCCGGGTCATGGCAAGTCACCTGAACATCATTCATACGCTTTTTCTGATCTGCTTAAAATATTAAAGGAAAATATTGAAGTTTACGAGAAAGTTATAATTGTAGGCCATTCTTTAGGAGGACATTTGGCTATAGAATTGTTGCCAAATCTGAACAATTGTTTAGGTCTTTTTATTATTGGTGCACCACCCATAAAAAAACCTGTTAATACAGCGGAAACTTTTAAGCCAGACCCACGTATGGGTTTACTTTTTCAAAACGAACTTAGCCACAATAATGTAGATTCTTTGTTAGAAATGTTAGGTGCAGATAAAATAGAAGGGCCAATTGATTTTCGAACACTAATAAAAGCAACCAAGCCGGAATTTAGGCAAGCACTTGGAGCCTCATTAGCCCGAGGGGAACTAGCAGATGAAACTGATATTCTAAGAAAAACAACCAAACCTGTTGCGCTGGTTGTTGGAAGTGAAGATAAGTTAGTAAATGCAGACTATTTGAAGGGATTGTCAATACCTTTTCTTTGGAGGGGTTCGGTACAAACAATAGAAAACAGTGCTCATATACCACAGTTAGACGCCTCAATTAAGTTTAATGCACTTCTTATAGCTTTCATAAACTCAGTTGAGAATGGATGA